The Primulina eburnea isolate SZY01 chromosome 6, ASM2296580v1, whole genome shotgun sequence genome contains a region encoding:
- the LOC140833487 gene encoding uncharacterized protein has protein sequence MPRPGPRPYECVRRAWHSDRHQPIRGFLIQEIFRIVNEVHCSGTRKNKEWQEKLPIVVLRAEEIMYSKASSEAEYSDLKTLWDRVNNAIDTIIRRDEGTEIGELLQPCIEAALLLGCTPRRTSRSQCNDSPRCYLRPQNPGDTSIPPSSSNHKTFGNLATNNPYIICDALYMTPNTKNSIYSCLKFDNHIIQCVNYNDEKSHVLPKKYAPSDNHHISAQTLNVVNARSVYPLCNINYQVQPSSSNFHSTKPANSSSRLMDVDKLVAPRNMPPDELVCSRFILPPNHDYTSDK, from the exons ATGCCAAGACCAGGCCCTAGACCGTATGAGTGTGTGAGAAGAGCTTGGCACAGTGATAGGCACCAACCCATCAGGGGCTttctcattcaagaaatcttcaG GATTGTGAATGAGGTGCACTGCTCAGGTACTAGGAAGAACAAAGAGTGGCAAGAGAAGCTCCCCATTGTTGTCTTGAGAGCTGAAGAAATTATGTATTCAAAAGCTAGTTCTGAG GCCGAGTATTCAGACCTTAAAACTCTCTGGGATAGAGTGAATAATGCCATTGACACTATAATTCGAAGAGACGAGGGTACTGAAATTGGGGAACTTCTGCAGCCTTGTATTGAAG CTGCTCTACTTTTGGGTTGCACTCCAAGAAGAACATCAAGAAGCCAGTGTAATGATTCTCCAAGATGCTACCTCAGGCCTCAGAATCCCGGGGATACCTCTATTCCTCCTAGCAGTTCAAACCACAAAACTTTTGGTAATCTTGCTACCAATAACCCTTATATTATCTGTGACGCCTTATATATGACACCCAATACAAAGAATTCCATCTATTCCTGTTTAAAGTTTGACAACCATATTATTCAGTGCGTGAACTACAATGATGAGAAATCTCATGTATTACCTAAGAAATATGCCCCCAGTGATAACCATCATATATCTGCTCAAACTCTTAATGTAGTAAATGCACGTTCCGTTTATCCTCTGTGCAACATTAATTATCAAGTTCAACCAAGCTCCTCAAATTTTCATTCAACGAAGCCTGCGAACTCATCTTCTCGCCTCATGGATGTTGATAAGCTTGTTGCCCCACGAAACATGCCCCCGGACGAGCTTGTCTGTTCTAGATTTATTCTTCCACCCAATCACGACTACACTAGTGATAAATGA
- the LOC140834335 gene encoding putative clathrin assembly protein At2g25430 has translation MAPSTIRKAIGAVKDQTSIGIAKVSSNMAPELEVAIVKATSHDDDPASEKYIREILHLTSLSRGYVGACVGAVSKRLGKTRDWIVALKCLMLTHRLLNDADANFQHEIMYATRRGTRLLNMSDFRDEAHSNSWDHSAFVRTYALYLDQRLDLMVYERKQGGQGGEVERFGSRDDRYNYRSPPGPNRGYDFDYNEFRDEPNHGMRRSRSSGDVREGTQERKDVTPLREMNPERIFGKMGHLQRILDRFLSCRPTGVAKNERMILVALYMIVKESFKLYADVCDVLAVLLDKFFDMDYQDCVKASDAYASAAKQIDELVGFYNWCKDIGVARSSEYPEVQKISSKVLETLEEFVRDRANAVKSPERKVESRSIPQEEEEPLTDMNEIKALPPPENYTPPPPPEPEPPKPVVQETGDLVDLRDEGVTADAQGNRLALALFAEPAANGSWEAFSSSGEPEMTSAWQNPAAESGKADWELALVESASHLSKQKAAMGGGLDPLLLNGMYDQGMVRQHVSTTQLSGGSASSVALLGPGSSKTPVLALPAPDGTVQAVGQDPFAASLSIPPPSYVQMAEMEKKQHLLVQEQVVWQQYSREGMQGQASLNKISGGGYYAPGIHPIMPYGMPPINGAGFPHSGFNYTTQ, from the coding sequence ATGGCTCCCAGCACGATACGCAAGGCCATCGGGGCTGTGAAGGACCAAACGAGCATTGGCATAGCGAAAGTTTCGAGCAACATGGCACCGGAGCTGGAAGTGGCCATAGTCAAAGCCACCAGCCACGATGATGACCCTGCCTCTGAGAAGTATATAAGGGAGATTCTTCATTTAACCTCTTTGTCGCGGGGATATGTTGGCGCATGTGTCGGTGCTGTGTCTAAGAGATTGGGAAAGACTCGTGATTGGATTGTGGCTCTTAAGTGTTTGATGCTCACCCACCGCTTGCTCAACGATGCTGATGCTAATTTTCAGCATGAGATTATGTATGCTACCAGAAGAGGGACAAGATTGTTAAACATGTCTGATTTTCGTGATGAGGCACATTCTAATTCATGGGATCATTCAGCTTTCGTGAGGACGTATGCTTTGTACTTGGATCAGAGGCTAGACTTGATGGTTTACGAGCGGAAGCAGGGTGGACAAGGTGGTGAAGTAGAGAGATTCGGTTCTAGGGATGACAGATATAACTATAGATCGCCGCCAGGACCAAATCggggatatgattttgattacaATGAGTTTCGAGATGAGCCAAACCATGGGATGCGTAGATCAAGGTCATCCGGGGATGTGAGAGAGGGTACACAGGAGAGGAAAGATGTCACCCCATTGAGAGAAATGAATCCAGAAAGAATTTTTGGGAAGATGGGTCATTTGCAGAGGATATTGGATCGATTTTTGTCTTGTCGACCCACGGGAGTGGCTAAGAATGAGAGGATGATTTTGGTTGCTCTATATATGATTGTGAAGGAGAGCTTTAAGCTATATGCAGACGTGTGCGATGTTCTGGCTGTGCTCTTGGATAAGTTCTTTGATATGGATTATCAAGATTGTGTGAAGGCTTCCGATGCTTATGCTAGTGCGGCGAAGCAGATCGATGAGCTAGTCGGATTCTATAACTGGTGCAAGGATATTGGAGTGGCTAGGTCATCAGAGTATCCGGAAGTACAAAAAATTTCTAGCAAGGTGTTGGAGACTTTGGAGGAATTTGTGAGGGATAGGGCAAATGCAGTTAAGAGTCCTGAAAGGAAGGTTGAGAGCCGGTCAATTCCTCAGGAAGAGGAAGAGCCATTGACAGATATGAATGAGATCAAGGCATTGCCTCCACCGGAGAACTATACTCCCCCACCACCACCTGAGCCGGAACCTCCTAAACCTGTGGTACAGGAGACTGGGGATTTGGTGGACTTGAGGGACGAGGGAGTGACTGCTGATGCTCAAGGTAATAGGTTGGCTTTGGCACTGTTTGCTGAACCAGCAGCAAATGGCTCATGGGAAGCTTTCTCGTCCAGTGGAGAGCCAGAAATGACTTCTGCTTGGCAAAATCCAGCTGCCGAGAGTGGAAAGGCTGATTGGGAATTAGCTTTAGTCGAGTCTGCAAGTCATTTGTCTAAACAGAAGGCCGCAATGGGTGGTGGACTTGATCCTTTGTTGTTGAATGGTATGTATGATCAGGGAATGGTTAGGCAACATGTGAGTACTACCCAATTGAGTGGTGGTAGTGCAAGCAGTGTGGCATTGCTGGGTCCTGGAAGTAGTAAAACACCCGTTTTGGCTCTTCCTGCACCGGATGGAACAGTCCAAGCAGTTGGACAAGATCCGTTTGCTGCATCTCTGAGCATTCCCCCACCTTCATATGTTCAGATGGCAGAGATGGAAAAAAAACAGCATTTGCTGGTGCAGGAGCAGGTAGTGTGGCAACAGTATTCTAGAGAGGGCATGCAAGGCCAGGCTAGTTTGAACAAGATCAGTGGTGGTGGATACTATGCTCCTGGTATACACCCGATTATGCCTTATGGAATGCCACCAATAAACGGAGCTGGATTTCCGCATTCCGGGTTTAACTACACTACTCAGtga